Part of the Benincasa hispida cultivar B227 chromosome 12, ASM972705v1, whole genome shotgun sequence genome is shown below.
ataaagttgaaaatttgaggtaaaattaattttacctCTCCTAATTTTCCAACTTTAGTTTTTATGTTGCTATTGATggaaaaagaactataaaaaatgtgcaattttttaaaataaaaggatATATTACATTTTCTGAAACagaaaatatagcaaaatacaGTCTTAAAGGTGGGACAACATCTATGATTCACTCAATTATGCATTAGGGTATGTCCTTCAACATTATTATTTAacatttgagatttttttaataaaaaaactcataccattacatattaaattttaggATAATTGTCTCCAATGACAAAATTGATAGAGTAAAATATCACTATCTAGTCGTAAAAAAagtgatagacatctattaatgtcactgtctataatgatattttactatatttgtagaTAATAGAGGTGAACATGATAGAACGCAAAACCGAGTTGATAGACCAAGACCGATCGAACTAAAAGCTATTGGTTAGAGATGAGCAAGGGCTCGGTTTGTGTCGATTTGGAAAAAATCCAaaccaacatttttttaaagaagaaattaaagaataaaacaaCCAAAGCCAACCTACCGACTGGTGGAAAATTTCTCGACGATCGAGGTTGGTTTGAATATTTACTAAACCGATCATTGTCAACTCAGTGGTAGTTTGATCGAGAAACCGACTCCAACCGACAACTACACACGCCTAATAAATAAGTTGATCCATCTTTTTATAGTTGAACACAACCTAATTTTTATCCCTATGCTTAATTTAAGTCAGAAATATTTTTACCGATCAACTATGAAAATATTCCAACTTTAACgtctaaataaattttttttttttaaaaaaaaaaagaaaagaaacaaaatgtctAAGCACTTTTTTATAATAGAACAAAATGTCAACTGTAAAAAAatcatccattttttttttcaaaataaggcTCATGATTAgtcatgatttttaaaaattagaacttGAGCTAGTTGAGAGTATTAATTTTACCATATACCTAAGTCTAagatttaatttgttaaaatcaAATGCATGTGTTACTTAAAATTGAGGCATTGTTTGGAATGTCATTTAACTTTtagttcttatttttttataatcatgTGAATCAAATCGATTAAGATTAAGCAGATATATCTTTTTAGCgaatttactttttaaaacaGTTTTTGCTCTATGATCTAAATTCTAGTCAATGATATTTTAAAGACAACATTTTTATCTAACAACTAAAAAGTATAGAATTACATTACAAAAGttaaaacttttataaatatatttaagttaaaaactcattttatttttgttaaaattgcAATATATGTACCTAGTATATAGATAgcataaattataaaataacaattgcACAATGTTTAATCCATAACTGCCActcttataaatatttatgaatACATTATTTTACAGTGTGTTTGAGAGtaatttttaaatggttaaaatcacttttgttatttttaaaattcatctaaaaccaattttgatgatgaaaatcatattttaaagtataaaagtaaatattgaattaatttcgAGTAATTAAAGTCGTGTGTCATAATCATTTTTAACATGACAAAAGCgataacaatttcaaaattactttcaAACATATACTCATCATTGAATAACTTTATAAATTGAGATCTAATtaccaaacatatatataaaaacattgAAAAGACGAAACACAAATCAATTTCTCACTTCACGtctcttgttttcaaatttctacATTTAGATGAGTAACTAAACGCACTAGaattttccctcttttttctttcttctccgtAGTATATAAGAAAGAGAGTACATTGTGTTAGTGTAGTTCCCCATCTTTGTCTCTCAAGAAAATGGGAAGAACATCATCATGCTGTTCCAAAGGAGGTTTACACAAAGGGCCATGGACTGCTAGAGAAGACGCATTGCTTGTCAACTACATTCAACAAAATGGTGAAGGCCATTGGAGAGCTTTGCCAAAGAAAGCTGGTGAGTTTCTATTCTAATTTAGTTTCAATCTTTTTTCCTAACTTCCTTCTTCAAATCCTTTCTATGAATGAATTTAGGTTTGCTTAGGTGCGGAAAGAGTTGTAGATTGAGATGGATGAACTATCTTAGACCCGACATTAAACGTGGTAACATAACCACCGATGAAGACGACTTGATTATAAAGCTACATTCACTTCTCGGAAACCGTTGGTCGTTGATTGCCGGTAGACTCCCCGGCCGAACCGACAACGAGATAAAAAACTACTGGAACTCCCACCTAAGCAAGAGGGTGGCAATAACCAAAGATAATGCAGGAGAGACAAAGAAGGAAAACATCATCATTGAAAATGGAGAGACATCTAACACTAGAAAACCAATCGGAATTTTGCCGTTTTGCAACGAAGATAACTCGAGCAATGGTATGGCAAGCCGGCTTCCATTGTCGTCGGGAAATCAAGGAGGCGACAACGGTGGAGGCGGAGGTGGGACTGATCAGTTGGCTGTGAATGGAGATGAGGAGATTCAAAAGGTTAAAGGAAtggaagaattggaagaaagTGGGGATCTTTTTGGTGGGTGTGAAGGTATGTATAAAGAGTTATCATGGAATTGTTCAGAAAATGGTGAGAGGATTGATGAAATTGAAGATGATTCTTATCAACAGCTACTCAACCTTCATGGAGAAGATTACATTCAGTTAGAGTCCTTCATTGATTACTTCTTAATTTGACTATAtttcatctctctctctctctctactgtatatttcatttaatatatatcagtTTGGCGTTGGTGGATTGATGTTGTGTGATTATTAAATGTAGTACCTTCATTTTGAAAAGTGGCTGAACTTTCTATTACACATTGCAGATTCTGCTTCCATTGATGACACATCAAtagttgaattgatgaagatttgaattaatttagaaGTGGTTTAGAGATAATATAATTTGAAGACTTGTTTTGGTTTCAAATGAAatggttttgttctttaaaataattttaataggCATGAAAAtcttttaaagtttaataaaCCTAAGAAATATCTAACGTATTTGAAACAAATTTAAGCTTAACTAATATAATAGAAAAAGTTAAACCGTGTTAATAAGtatataaactttcaattttatatctaacaAATCATACTTTTCTTCAAATGGTGCACGTAAGATTAAGagattaaaaaagaattaacttGAAAGTTGAGAAACCTATTAGCCAATCAATAACCTATTTTCATTGAAAGTCCCACTTTTGAAAGTTCGGTGACCAAACACaagttgaaatttcaaaagactTTGAATAATTTAACCGAAAATAAATATCTTGAAATAATCCAGCATAGACTGTTTCCAGGAAAAGAAACACACTACTTTGAGAAATATTCCAATAAGGTTTGGTTCCTGTTTTGAGCGTATGTGGCACTGTGCTTGTTTCTTCTTCCCCATCGTTCCCTAAATCCGTTTTCTCCATACGCCATTAATGAAACTGGGCCAATGTTCCACACTAAGttgaatatcaaatataaatgaaTTATAAATATCAATACCAATAACGAATCATCAATGCCAATCTAGGTAAAGGTCTCAACCGATGTCTTCTTGACCACGAAGTTAGAGATTTGAATCCCCATTGAActcaaagaaaaatattatcaatGACTTGATCAGTTTGACTCTCCAAATCAATGCAACTCTCTAGGCTTCTCTATACACATTTTCAAGTAGCATGGATGTGATCCCACCATGAAGACATAATTCAAAAAGGCCATAAATCACCCCAAATTGACCTTCGAGCTTGATGATGTAAAGTAGGGTTCTTACTCTTTGTTACAACGACCCGCTCAAACGAACCCTCCGAGGCGTCCCGTTTTGTGGATCGACAAATATCCATCGATATATGCCTACCCCTTTGTCTCGGTGAAAATACAATCCTGCCCCAACCACCACCAAGATCAGCAAGCGGTGAATCTCCTTGATTCTCTCCCTCTTGTTCTTCATCACCATCAAGAGTCTCAGTTTCCATGACATCAGAATCATATGTAACTGGATCCACTTCTTGGTATGGAACAACTTGTGTGTTCAACTTTATTAGATCCTCTGCCATTGTCAAAGGATAATAATCAATTGAACATTTTAATTGAAATTCTAAGTAACGGAGATCAGTTTAAAGATTTCAGTTGTCATTTTGTTTATTGGCTGGTTAAAAGAGAAACGAAGGATATAttctattatatttatttaacgtTCACCATAGTCGATCTCTAGATCTTCTGGATTTCTTTTAGCATGCTGTTCCTTTAGCGTCTCAAATGTCATGCCGTCGAGAGGCCACGGTTCCCTGGATAAATAAAAGTGAAATTTTAacaaaaggaagagaaaatATGTTTACGGGTTGAGAGTCTACAAATAGAAATCAAGACAAGGACATGAGGTTGGagaaattataaatatacaCAAACAAACGGCTAACAATCAACTAATACCATTTGAACGATCCTATTTTCTTAAGAGAGCTGAACCTTAGAAGTTCGAGATTTtgaaaacagaaaataaaattaactcaCCGAGGACGTTGTCCACGCCTGAAAGCAACGAAAGAAAATTTCTCATCCTCAAAGCCTCTTAAAGATTCACCCTTGCAATGCTACACATTAAATAAAAGGTAAAAGATAATAAGCAAGGGCATCGCGGAtccttaaattttattaaacacTGAGGGCGAAGAACATTCAAGATCTACAATGAAAAAGATATGAAAATCACTTTTCCCACAAAATCTCTTTTGGATTCTTTTCTTAAAAACCCAACATAAAGAATTGAATGAATCTACGTAGTCTAAGAAACTTCTTGAATATTAACCATAATTAAGccttttttgtgtgtgtgtgataAGAAACAGAAACATATATTCATTCAATAGAGATAAAAAAGAACAATCTAAGGGCAGGGGTTGAGGGTACCCCAAAGAGCTAGTATATAAGAGCCTTCCAATTGTTAAAAATCATAGAAAGGCTGtaattacaaaagaatttgGTGTAGTTTGTGCACCACCAAAAAACTTTATGCTGAACATCAGTCCAAAAGGAATCAAAAGAAGCAGACTTATATTCAAAGAGTTCTACTATTCCTTTCTTCCAAATACACCACAAGGGGGATCCAAAAGCGCAGCTCCAAAGAACCTTCCCTCTAGCACCAAAGTCTCTACACTCGAGGCCATCAACCATCCAATCGCCAATTTTGTTAGGGAGGTAACAATCAAGATCAAAGTTTCTAAGTAGGAGGGACCACCCCTTAGAGGTAAACTGATAGTGCAAAAACAAGTGGTCAATGGATTCTCCATTTTTCATACAGAGACACCAGATAGAAGGACTGAGAGAGGAATGAACTTCTTTTGAAGTTTGTCATGAGTATTAAGGCTTCTAAAAGCAAGAGACAAAGGAAGAACTTCaccttttttgaaattttaggcTTCCAAACAGTTCTCACCAAAGGAAAAGTGAAGGAAGAGGTACTCTTCGTGATGTTCAAAAAGAAGGTGGCCTTTGTAGTGAATTTTCAAAGTTCCACTTAAGGCTATCGCGGCCATTTTGAGGAGCCCAAGAGTTCAAAATTTCCAGAATAGCAACCATGTCACCGATCTCTCCATCAAAGAGGTTCCTCCTAAGGCCCAAAGTCCACGACTGACTGGTAGAGTTCCAACAATCCGCCACAACGACATCCTTCCTCAGGGAGTGGGAGAAGATGTTGGGGAATTTCTAAGCCAGGGGTATAtcaatgataacttgtagaaatacaagttattgtgactcaaaagttggaaccattagggtctttaatgataaaatctcatcattcttaGAGAAAACACATGGAATTACTTgaacactatcaaactcatgcaaaagagtgtttattgctaaaatactgcggcgctaacgcataatattacaggatttcaacaaagatTCGAAGTGTCGCAGGCAATGTCAAACGCATgggcatgcgtcggagggattcaacgcaaggagattcattgattcaggctgtttgtgtcaaatcaccacttgcaagcatgggcatctaCAGCTGGCAGAGtctgaaaagcatctgagtgtcaggcggctgaccaaggtatggaatttaatgctgcccCATCATCAAGTTGGTGAAGAacgacgcctataaatagaagaaatcccaccagatgaAGAGATCTCAGTTCATTGtataattctgaaattttgaGACTTAGAGCTGTGCTGCGGTGACGAGAGGAACACAAGAGGGAAGAAAACCACCACCGTCGATCAAGGAGTGGAGAAAGCTGAGCTCAAGAGAGAATTatcttccatttcttctacAAGCTGGTTGTACACAAattagaattgagccaaagaggacaaaagattgtactctgcggcttgactcctttcatttcatctgaattatcattttcttcatctcatttgattgagtattgatcttgtaaagacaatcagtttctttatgaattcacatatttgacCTACTTCACTTCGccactgtttatttcttgttttatgctaGATGCAGCTATAACTTCATGTAAAATCCATTTCTAAAAgcttaagccaactaaatcaCTTGGTTAAAGCCACTTCAGCTtgaattattcgagagaataagcaagCCAGCATTAAGTTAGAAACGTTTGGTACATCTAGAGAGAGACGCActagtgttttattgcatcctgtgactaacgcatacatcctagagatagggtattgtatgacattcgcattgagaagtgatAAATAGAAATCTTACGCATAAACAGAGATAAGCAAGTCATCTCATccgcatcatattcttgttcgtgtacatccaacttagatcgacgcatatccCTTGCActaaactccattttcacacgacccTTTGTTTTCTACTtgacccttttgtatcttcttgcacgcACATAGcagcttagtgtaaataactcatttctgcATTCACTTAGGACATTTCTACAACAGCTACAACGCAAGCTCTGCGTTAGCTTTAAtttgaatccctgagttcgaccctggactcacCAGAAACCTGAGTTGGATTTACACTTggatctgatttaggaaaacttgaatgcCTAGAAAGGAGTGTCATGCGTCCCGTTgcacatcactaacgcatcaacgcatcattcacatttgcacttatttttccaattactttatacaatacactcctaagctcgcATCACGAATtcaacgaacaagtttttgacgccgttgtcggggattcagcaacaaaactaaccagaaattttGCTTGTATCTTTTGTAGGAAAACTACAATTGAAGGAGTATTACGAGCTAAGCCGAAGCTTGTAAATGTTTATGAGCAGGGAAGCACTCCTGAACTCGTATACGACCTCGAAGTTGAAAGGACCTTCTGATGAAGAAATCGATCTAATCGTCGCCGCAGGTTAAGGCAACAACTACTCAAACAGCAAACCAGGCAACAACAAATGGTGGACAAACAAGCGAATCATAACTTAGCTCAACAGCTAGCCCACGCTGCGCAAAATCCTATCATAATGGCAAACAGTAGTGCGCGTCCCATGCGGGAGTATGCGTCTCCTGTGctgtatgatttctcaccaagGATCATATATCCAACACCAGATGGGAcaagatttgagatgaaatctgtGATGTTACAAATGCTTCAAACAGCTGGACAATTTGGGGGTGCTCGAGGAAAAGACCCTCACGCCCACATGAAACGTTTCCTGGAGACGTGCAACTCGTTTGTGATTTCTGGGATCACTCCAGAAGCTATCAGGCTATCTTTATTCCCATATTCTGTGTGTGACGACGCAAAGCAATAGGTAAGTTCTTTGGAACCTGGGGAGATCACGACCTGGGAAAAgttggtggagaaattcatgcaaAAATATTTCCCTCCCACCAGAAACGCAAGGAGGCGGAGAGAGATAATGAACTTCGagcaagaaaattttgaaaccttGAGTGCCACATGGGAGTGCTTTAAAGGATTAGTCAAGAATTGCCCGAATCGGGGATTACCGTTAACCATCCAGACAGAGACTTTTTATGGCGGATTAAACAGAGCATCTCAAATGGCAACCAACGCAGCTGCAGCTGGCGGTATCATGGACAAATCTTATAATGAAGCTAAGGACATACTGGACTGCATAGCCAAGCGTAATATGGAATAGGTAGATGACACTTACGACGTAAGAGCAGATAGGAGGAGACGATCTCAAAATGTGAATTCTATTGATTCTAACGCAATAGCCACGCTCTCTGCACAAGTGGCTACCATGACAAACCTTTTGCAGAATATGTCACTGGGGAACGCATCACACTCACAAAAGGTAAATCAGGTGGAAACATTCGTACAACCCATGGTTAGCTGTGTAGGCTGTGGAGATCCTCATTCTTACACTGATTACCCACAAAATCCGCAGTCGGTatgctttattaaaaataacccattctcaaacaccTATAATCTCAGATGGAGGAACCATTCAAATTTCTCTTGGGCAGGTTATTAACAGGAGCAACACCAACCAGGGGTAAATCAGTAGCAAAGGCAAGGACCGCTGCTTGGATTCCCGCAGCAATCGCACCAACAATCCTTTAATAGAGGAAGTCATGCGTCGAGTTCAACGTCTCCACTTGAAAACCTCTTAAAGGAATATATCGCCCAGAATGACGCATTGCTAAAAAGCCAAGCGTCATCCATCAGAAATCTAGAGATACAGGTGGGGCAGATTGCCAGTGAGTTGAAGAATTGGCAGCCAAGAGCCTTGCCTAGCAACACGGAAACCCCAGGAAATAACGGaggaaaagagcaatgtcatgcgtgacattgcgaagtggcaAACCTCTTGTAGAAAGAACCACGAACCCAAGAACCAACAATCCTTCAAAAGAGCTCAACACACACCTGACGGCATTAGAAGATCAAGAACGGATGCCAAATCCACAAGTCATTCGAAGCCAAGCACGTCTAACACGGGAGAACATGCGGTGCAGCTGAACGCACCATTTCCTAGACGCTTGATGAAGAATGATGAGCAGCAATTTAAGCGTTTTCTTGAACTCTTGAGGCAACTGCACATTAATATTCCACTTGTAGAAGCCTTAGAACAAATGCCGAAGTACGTCAAATCCTTGAAGGATATTCTGACAAAGAAGAGGAGAATCAACGAGACGGAAGTAATTGCTCTAACGCAGGAGTGCAATGCGTTAGTCAGCAACAGATTACCCAAGAAACAGAAGGACCCGGGAAGCTTCACAGTCCCGTACTCAATCGGAGGGCTGGACGTAGAACATGCATTGTGTGATCTGGGAGCAAGCATCAACCTCATGCCACTCAATTTTCAAGAAATTGGGAATTAGTGAAGCTCAGCCCACTTCGTAATGCTTCAACTTGCTGATAGGACGATCATATATCCTGAAGGAAAGATTGAGGATGTTCTGGTGAAAGTTGACAAATTCATATTCCCAACGGATTTCATCATCCTTGATTATGAAGCAAACAGGGATGTACCAATCATTCTTGTACGACCCTTTCTCGCCACTGGGAAAGTATTAatagatgtgcacaagggagaattGAACATGCATGTAGACAATCAAGAAGTGAATTTTAATGTGTTAAACGCATTAAAGTTCCCAGATAATGGGGAATGTCAACTTAACAAAATAGAGATGCCTGAAGAAGAAGCGACCCAAGTTTGTGAGGTCCTTGCGTTGGAAGAAAACATGAAGAAACTCGAGCtgccaagtctgagtgagcggcAGACGAAGCCAACGCGTCCATCATTGGAAGAACCACCAGAATTAGAACTGAAACCTTTACCTAACCACCTTAAATATGCTTTTCTTGGATCAAACAACACTTTACCTATAATTATTTCAGCAAATCTTTCCGAGCCTAACGAATATTCTCTTTTGCAGATGTTGTAAAAACACATGCGGGCAATAGGATGGACGCTGGCTGACATCCGTGGCATCAGCCCATCTTACTGCATGCACAAAATCAGGCTAGAAGAGGGGAAGACTAGATCAATTGAGCCTCAACGTAGGCTAAATCCCATAATGAAGGAAGTAGTCAAGAAAGAGATCATaaagtggttggacgcaggaGTAATCTACCCTATATCCGATAGcagctgggtaagcccagtTCAATGCGTCCCTAAAAAGGGAGGTACAACAGTGATGGTCAACAGTAACACGAGCTCATCCCTTCAAGGACTGTCACGAGTTggcgcatttgcatggactatAGGGAACTCAATGCGGCAACCAAGGACCACTTCCCTCTTCCCTTAATTGACCAGATGCTTGACCGACTGGTTGGAaaagaattttattattttctagaTGGATACTCCGGCTACAACCAAATTCTAATCGACCCAGAAGATCAGGAAAAGACGACATTCACTTGCCCCTTTGGAACGTTCGCGTTCAGACGCATGCCTTTTGGACTATGCAACGCACTTGGAACGTTCCaaagatgcatgatggcaatttTCTCTTGACTTCTTGGAAGAGACCgttgatttttcagtttttggagACTCATTTCAATTGTGCTTAGACAACCTGGAGGCTGTCCTCGCTCGATGCGAGGAAATAAATCTTGTGttaaattgggaaaaatgtcactttatggtgaCTGAATGCATTGTTTTGGGCCACAAGGTCTCTAAAGCCAGATTGGAAGTTGATGAGACCAAAGTAGATGTCATAGCTAAACTTCCTCCGCCATCAAATGTAAAAACTTTACGAAGTTTTCTAGGACACACAGGCTTCTACCGAAGGTTCGTAAAACGAGTTCCTCAAATTGCGCGACCTCTGAGCGCATTATTAGAAGCGAACCGGCCTTACGAATTCAATGATGACTGCCGCGACGCATTTGAAACACTGAAGTATGCGTTGACTACAATGCAAGCTctgcgttagctttaatctgaatccctgagttcgaccttggacttaccaggaacttgAGTTGGATTCACACTTggatctgatttaggaaaacttgaacgcctAGAGAGGAGTGTCATGCATCCCGTTgcacatcactaacgcatcaacACATCATTCACATTtgcacttatttttccaataactttatacaatacactcctaagctcgcATCA
Proteins encoded:
- the LOC120067092 gene encoding transcription factor MYB8-like — its product is MGRTSSCCSKGGLHKGPWTAREDALLVNYIQQNGEGHWRALPKKAGLLRCGKSCRLRWMNYLRPDIKRGNITTDEDDLIIKLHSLLGNRWSLIAGRLPGRTDNEIKNYWNSHLSKRVAITKDNAGETKKENIIIENGETSNTRKPIGILPFCNEDNSSNGMASRLPLSSGNQGGDNGGGGGGTDQLAVNGDEEIQKVKGMEELEESGDLFGGCEGMYKELSWNCSENGERIDEIEDDSYQQLLNLHGEDYIQLESFIDYFLI